The Lolium perenne isolate Kyuss_39 chromosome 6, Kyuss_2.0, whole genome shotgun sequence genome segment GTCACAAAATATACCCAAATCATCTACCCAGACCACGCTCCGTTGCCCCTAGCCAATCACCACGCTCACGGCTTCGGCCGGTGTTGGACAGTCGATCTCCGTTGCTGCTCCATTTCCAATCAACTCGTTGCCTCGTCATCACTCATTGCCTCATTATCATTCCGCAAAGCCAAGCTTTTCGTGCAGATTCCACAACTGAGCTGCACACTCGGGTGGAATCCATTTTCGAAATAATCAAGGCAATCCGCTGGAGAGTGTGTAAAGGAGAAGCCACCTAGCTAGGGCATGTTTCGATACTTTGTACTTGGGAACTTGGCTATATGTTAAAATGCAACCTCTAATTTACATTGTGCATCTATTGATTGTTAACAATTTCTTTCGGGCATCATAAGAAAAGGCAAGCCCTCGCAGATTGGTTGCCTACATTTTAGGTTTCATCTAATCGCCCGACATTTGGTTACAAGCCGTTTTCGCGATACGGTAACCTCGTAGCCTATGTGGTTGGTATATACCACCTCACAAAATATATAGATTTGTTATTTTTTTTTATCAAACCTAACTACTCCTAAAATATACATCATCATCATGGTGTTTATCATCGTGGTCGTCACCAAAACTACAAGCGTTGTCTTCGTCTTTTCACTTTTGAGGGGTCGATCACCATGATATGATTAACATATATATACTCTAAAACACATAATCACATTGTTAAATATATTtgtgttgttaacaaacacacaaaacatggttAGAGGAAAAAAATGCTCTTTTagtccctcctttttggtgtttgatgacaacacaaaaaTTTGCAAATATATTATGATAAGCATATCAACATGGTAAATAAAATACATATAGtctcccctagatgtgtgcacatttaaagtttgcatttgaatacaacggatgaagcctggtgaccgggtgtatacgtgagcacgcggtgaGAAACTGACATGTGTCGAACGGTGTTAGGTTTGCCGTTAGATGAATTGGTAGCCTCTATCTGTAGGGTCGTGTTCAATTTGAACTGGTGCAGGTATAAGCTTCTACGGTGGACTAACGCCGCTGAAATTTTGCTAGCTCTATAGCTATCAGGACATTCTGAAGAGGTGACTCAAGAGCCCTGCTGCTGCTCTTTTATTTGTTTGTTGAATTCTGCTTTTCTTTGACCCGGTACTGACAAAAGTGTCTCTGGTATCCTTCATCTCTCTCACACTCTTCCTGCGCTCTGTCTCTGGCTCCCAAACGAACCAAAAATAAATAACCCCAAAATCTCTCTCCATGCTCTCTCTTGTATATGATTAAATCCTTTTTACGGCTGATGTTGCTATACAAACAAAGATTAAAATCTTCCCGACGCCAAATCACAGAAATCCGGTGCTAAAAGCATGCCGCATCTACAAATCAGAAAATAGTAAGGGGATTTAAGGTCCACCTCCGCAACGCTATTCCAGAGCAGCGTCAGTGGCCACCTCCGGCTCCAGCTCCTTAGCATCGCTGATGCCACACGGATGGCCGCCCAACCGGTGCCGCTAGCCACGGCGAGTAGAACGCCACCGGGACCAGTGGAATCGACCGATGAAGCTGTGCTGCCGATGTTGGTGCTTGTTGCGATGAATCGATCGCTGCTTCAAGATCTACAACGCTGCTGCCTGCAACCTCTCCCGCGCTGCGTAAGAAGCAGAACCGCATCGCCCAGATGGAGgagtccgccgccgccggcaagaCCCTCAACCAGGAGCAGAAGGAGGTGCTGCGCTCCAAGCCCATCGTCGTCACGCTCATCGACGAGCTCGACCGCCTCCGCGCCCCGCTCTCCGCCGCCCTCACCGAGGAGCTCTCCACCGTCCCCGCCCCCGCCGCCCCGGCCCCGACCCCCGCCGCAGATTCGTCCGTCCAGGACCTCTTCACGCTCGTCTACTTCGGCTCCCTCTTCGACGTCAAGCCGCAGAGCGAGTTcctcgccaccatggtcgcccgcGAGCACGAGCAGGGGATTAGGCGGAGGTGACCTGAGGCTTGGCGGCGATGGGCTCCAGGCCGGCGTGGAGGAAGGATCGACCTCCCGTCCCGGAGCGTGGCTGGCGGCGGTCGACCTCCCGTCCCGGAGCGTGGCTGGCGGCGAATTTTGGTGGTCTGGAGAGGGGGCGACAGAAAAGTGTGGTTCAGAGAAAGAACGAGGGGATAAAGTGCATCGGGTACCAAGGTAAGGGAGCGTGGGAGAGAAAGGATTAACGCCGTATGGTTGCCGTTAGCAAAAAATGAATCTCAAGGTTGATCCAAcggcagctgatacgtctccaacgtatcgataatttcttatgttccatgccacattattgatgttatctacatgttttatgcacactttatgtcatattcgtgcattttctggaactaacctattaacaagatgccgaagtgccagttgctgttttctgctgtttttggtttcagaaatcctagtaacgaaatattctcggaattggacgaaatcaacgcccagggtcctattttgccacgaatcttccagaagtccgaagaggagacgaagtggggccacgaggtggccacaccctagggcggcgcgccccccctggccgcgcggccctgtggtgtggggccctcgtgccgcctcctgacctgcccttccgcctacttaaagcctccgtcgctgtcaacacccggatttttaagtccggatgcctattatgtcatacatc includes the following:
- the LOC127310181 gene encoding uncharacterized protein, which translates into the protein MEESAAAGKTLNQEQKEVLRSKPIVVTLIDELDRLRAPLSAALTEELSTVPAPAAPAPTPAADSSVQDLFTLVYFGSLFDVKPQSEFLATMVAREHEQGIRRR